A portion of the Flavobacterium limnophilum genome contains these proteins:
- a CDS encoding DUF1501 domain-containing protein, translating to MDRRKFLTLTGTFTGGSLLLPDFLYSFGSQNNLVVGEQCVVFVQLNGGNDGLNTFIPFEDALYYNSRPTISLSKTEVLNSYKGMAFHPALKGFAAIQQSGDLSVIQNAGYPNPVRSHFRSQEIWQTAPTNQEYLSDGWLGRYLDLQCKEHQPTAGINLDSIDNLALKGEEPNSITVKDPNRFKTKNKAENDDQLSNNPQLDFVRKVANSVVEGSDDIQKALAKSTASDVVYPKTGLAKNLEWISKLIKGNLNSKVYYTSLGGFDTHDNQLAIHKNKLTELNDAVYSFYEDLKKSQQLQNVTIVVFSEFGRRVKDNGRGTDHGTAAPMFVIGGNNRGKIIGNNPNLSDLDNGDLKHEIDFRSVYASILKNKLDFDFTKIGIKNKALEGLF from the coding sequence ATGGACAGAAGAAAATTTTTAACCCTGACAGGAACTTTCACAGGCGGTTCACTCCTATTGCCTGATTTTTTATACTCTTTTGGCTCCCAAAATAATTTAGTTGTAGGCGAACAATGCGTGGTTTTCGTTCAATTGAATGGTGGAAACGATGGACTGAACACCTTTATTCCTTTTGAAGACGCGCTTTATTATAATTCACGCCCCACAATTTCCCTTTCTAAAACCGAAGTTTTAAATTCATACAAAGGAATGGCTTTTCATCCAGCCCTGAAAGGATTTGCAGCAATCCAACAAAGTGGCGATTTGTCGGTGATACAAAATGCGGGCTACCCAAATCCGGTTCGTTCCCATTTTCGAAGTCAAGAAATTTGGCAAACCGCACCAACCAATCAGGAATATTTAAGTGATGGTTGGCTGGGGCGTTATCTGGATTTGCAATGCAAGGAACACCAACCCACGGCGGGAATTAACTTGGATTCTATTGACAACTTGGCCTTGAAAGGCGAAGAACCCAATTCGATTACCGTAAAAGACCCGAACCGATTCAAAACCAAAAACAAGGCAGAAAATGACGATCAATTATCCAATAATCCACAGCTGGATTTTGTTCGAAAAGTGGCCAATTCCGTTGTGGAAGGATCGGATGATATTCAGAAAGCATTGGCCAAATCAACCGCTTCGGACGTGGTTTATCCAAAAACAGGTTTGGCAAAAAATCTGGAATGGATTTCTAAATTGATCAAAGGAAACCTGAATTCGAAAGTATATTATACTTCGCTGGGCGGTTTTGACACCCACGACAATCAATTGGCCATTCACAAAAACAAATTGACGGAACTCAACGATGCCGTTTATAGTTTCTATGAAGATTTGAAAAAATCGCAACAATTGCAAAACGTGACCATCGTGGTTTTCTCCGAGTTTGGTCGCCGCGTAAAAGACAACGGACGAGGAACCGACCACGGAACAGCCGCCCCGATGTTTGTCATTGGCGGAAATAATCGCGGTAAAATCATTGGCAACAACCCCAATCTTTCGGATTTGGACAATGGCGATTTGAAACACGAGATTGATTTCAGGAGTGTTTATGCATCGATTTTGAAAAACAAATTGGATTTTGATTTCACCAAAATTGGAATAAAAAACAAGGCTTTGGAAGGACTGTTCTAA
- a CDS encoding DUF4369 domain-containing protein yields the protein MKKAIIAFVTLLILSSCGKNESKTNLHLTGTIKGLKKGTLYIQKIKDNKLLALDTIIMDGDSKFESELNIASPEMLYLFLDRGVTNSLDNNISFFAEPGNINIETNLDSYIVGAKITGSKNQDKYEEYKKINIRFRDENLDLIEAKFKALKNNDQEALASLNAKQDNNTKRKYLFATNFAINNKDYEVSPYIALSDIYDINVKYLDTIQKSMTPKVAKSLYGKKLTEYVAKIKAQK from the coding sequence ATGAAAAAAGCTATTATTGCATTCGTTACACTTTTAATTTTGTCGTCTTGTGGCAAAAACGAATCAAAAACTAATTTACATCTTACGGGAACCATAAAAGGATTGAAAAAAGGCACTTTATATATTCAAAAAATCAAAGACAACAAACTTCTGGCATTAGACACCATAATTATGGATGGCGATTCAAAGTTTGAAAGCGAATTGAATATAGCCTCCCCAGAAATGCTTTATTTATTCTTGGACAGAGGCGTAACCAATTCTTTAGACAACAACATTTCATTTTTTGCCGAACCTGGAAACATAAACATCGAAACCAACCTGGATTCCTATATTGTAGGCGCTAAAATAACAGGTTCCAAAAATCAGGATAAATATGAAGAATATAAAAAAATAAATATCCGTTTTAGAGACGAGAATCTTGACCTGATTGAAGCAAAATTTAAAGCGCTAAAAAACAATGACCAAGAAGCTTTGGCCAGCTTAAATGCAAAACAGGACAACAATACCAAGCGCAAATATTTATTCGCCACCAATTTTGCCATCAACAACAAAGACTACGAGGTATCGCCTTACATCGCCTTATCCGACATCTATGACATCAATGTCAAATATTTGGACACCATCCAAAAGTCGATGACCCCAAAAGTGGCCAAATCCCTTTATGGAAAAAAATTGACGGAATACGTGGCAAAAATTAAAGCACAGAAGTAA
- a CDS encoding 6-pyruvoyl trahydropterin synthase family protein, with the protein MRVTLSRKAHFNAAHRLHRKDWTLEQNDAVFGKCNNPNFHGHNYELIVSVTGKINPETGYVMDVKDLSDLILEEVEKPFDHKNLNLDVHEFENLNPTAENIVVVIWNKLRKRIKPELDLEITLYETPRNFVTYKGE; encoded by the coding sequence ATGAGAGTCACCCTATCCAGAAAAGCACATTTCAACGCAGCCCATCGATTGCATCGAAAAGATTGGACTTTAGAACAAAACGATGCTGTTTTTGGCAAATGCAACAATCCAAATTTCCACGGACACAACTACGAGTTAATCGTCAGCGTAACGGGAAAAATCAATCCAGAAACGGGTTACGTGATGGATGTCAAGGATTTGAGCGACTTGATTCTGGAAGAGGTCGAAAAACCATTTGACCATAAAAACCTGAATCTTGATGTGCACGAATTTGAAAACCTGAATCCAACTGCCGAAAACATAGTGGTCGTGATTTGGAATAAACTCAGGAAAAGAATCAAACCAGAATTGGATTTGGAGATAACTCTTTATGAAACACCGCGCAATTTTGTAACCTATAAAGGAGAATAA
- a CDS encoding type I phosphomannose isomerase catalytic subunit, which translates to MKLYPLQFEPILKERIWGGQKLKTILNKPIISDITGESWELSTVEGDVSIVANGEYKGKSLTELIDDNPNEILGTKVYERFGKQFPLLFKYLDAREDLSIQVHPNDELAKERHNSFGKTEMWYVMQADKEARIIVGFKENSNANDYLENLKNKTLLSILDSVKVEEGDVFFLETGTVHAIGAGLVIAEIQQTSDITYRLYDFDRVDAAGNQRELHVDLALDAINYNKVDTHQKYDRKPNQSNTVVDCPYFTTNFLPLDGEISVDKTGNTFTAYMCVDGSFELECEGTKFEYIKGDTVLIPAALKTFILSGKASILEIYIS; encoded by the coding sequence ATGAAATTATATCCATTACAATTTGAGCCCATTTTAAAAGAAAGAATTTGGGGAGGACAAAAATTAAAAACTATTTTAAACAAACCAATTATTTCTGATATTACAGGAGAAAGTTGGGAATTGTCGACCGTTGAAGGCGATGTGAGCATTGTTGCAAACGGAGAATATAAAGGAAAATCATTGACCGAATTAATTGATGACAATCCGAATGAAATTCTCGGAACCAAGGTGTATGAACGTTTCGGAAAACAATTTCCGTTGCTTTTTAAATATTTGGATGCCCGCGAAGACTTGTCGATCCAGGTTCATCCCAATGACGAATTGGCAAAGGAACGCCATAATTCTTTCGGAAAAACCGAAATGTGGTACGTAATGCAAGCCGATAAAGAGGCAAGGATAATTGTTGGGTTCAAGGAAAATTCCAATGCCAACGACTATCTCGAAAACCTAAAAAACAAAACCCTGCTTTCCATTCTTGATTCCGTAAAAGTGGAGGAAGGCGATGTTTTCTTTCTGGAAACTGGAACCGTGCATGCCATCGGGGCAGGACTGGTCATTGCAGAAATCCAGCAAACATCGGACATTACCTATCGATTGTATGATTTTGATCGTGTGGATGCGGCAGGAAACCAAAGAGAATTACACGTGGATTTGGCTTTGGATGCCATCAATTACAATAAAGTGGATACCCACCAAAAATACGACAGAAAACCAAATCAATCGAATACTGTCGTGGACTGTCCTTATTTCACGACCAATTTTCTTCCATTGGACGGAGAAATTTCAGTTGACAAAACAGGAAACACCTTCACGGCATATATGTGTGTTGATGGCAGTTTTGAATTAGAATGCGAGGGTACAAAATTCGAATATATTAAAGGAGACACGGTTTTGATTCCTGCCGCCTTGAAGACTTTCATTCTCAGCGGAAAAGCTTCAATTTTAGAAATTTACATTTCATAG
- the aqpZ gene encoding aquaporin Z — protein sequence MRKLLAEFFGTYWLVFGGCGSALFAAGIPDLGIGFVGVSLAFGLTVLTMAYAVGHISGGHFNPAVSFGLWAGGRFSAKELVPYIVAQCVGAIAAAGTLFTIASGKAGFAIDASKAGAFASNGFGAFSPDGYSMQSAFIAEFVLTLFFLLVILGATDKFANGKFAGVAIGLALTLIHLISIPITNTSVNPARSLSQAIFVGGEPLSQVWLFWAAPILGAIVAGLIYKNLLQDNSEA from the coding sequence ATGAGAAAATTATTGGCTGAATTTTTTGGTACGTATTGGTTGGTTTTTGGTGGTTGCGGTAGCGCTCTTTTTGCTGCCGGGATTCCGGATTTAGGAATTGGATTCGTGGGAGTTTCTCTTGCTTTTGGTTTAACTGTTTTGACAATGGCTTATGCCGTGGGTCATATTTCTGGCGGACATTTTAATCCCGCAGTTTCTTTCGGATTATGGGCTGGAGGTCGTTTTTCCGCCAAGGAATTAGTGCCTTACATCGTCGCCCAATGTGTTGGAGCCATTGCTGCCGCTGGAACATTATTCACGATTGCTTCCGGAAAAGCAGGATTTGCCATCGATGCTTCCAAAGCAGGTGCTTTTGCTTCCAATGGTTTTGGCGCTTTTTCTCCTGATGGTTATTCTATGCAATCTGCCTTCATCGCCGAGTTTGTTTTGACACTATTTTTCTTGTTGGTAATCCTTGGTGCAACAGACAAATTTGCCAACGGAAAGTTCGCTGGAGTTGCCATTGGATTGGCATTGACCTTAATTCACTTAATTAGTATTCCTATTACCAATACTTCCGTAAACCCAGCCCGTTCTTTGTCTCAGGCTATTTTTGTGGGTGGCGAACCGTTGTCTCAAGTTTGGTTGTTTTGGGCTGCACCAATATTGGGTGCGATTGTGGCTGGATTAATTTATAAAAACTTGCTACAGGACAATTCAGAAGCATAA
- a CDS encoding sterol desaturase family protein encodes MNEIITYFSTIPSSHRSLILVGGITLFWLIENAFPLFKFNYKKWQHAGINFFLTLTTIIVNFSLAFILLKTSDWTIANNFGVLQWLPQMPLWLYALVGLLLLDLIGAYLVHLIEHKVKFLWRFHLIHHTDTWVDTTSGNRHHPGESVIRFVFTTLGILIVGCPMWLVFMYQTLSVISTQFTHANISLPKKLDVFLSYFLVSPNMHKVHHHYILPYTDSNYGNIFSVWDRIFGTFMYLPKEEIIYGIDTYMEPENNNQLKNLLKIPFQKHRSFKNN; translated from the coding sequence ATGAACGAGATTATCACTTACTTTTCAACCATTCCGTCTTCGCACAGAAGTTTGATACTTGTGGGTGGAATTACCCTTTTTTGGTTAATCGAAAATGCTTTTCCGCTTTTTAAGTTCAATTATAAAAAGTGGCAACATGCCGGAATAAATTTTTTCCTGACGCTGACCACCATCATTGTCAACTTTAGCTTGGCCTTTATTTTATTGAAAACATCCGATTGGACTATCGCCAATAATTTTGGAGTGTTGCAATGGTTGCCACAGATGCCTCTTTGGCTTTATGCTTTGGTTGGATTGCTGCTATTGGATTTGATTGGCGCTTATTTGGTGCATTTAATTGAGCATAAAGTCAAGTTTCTGTGGCGATTTCACTTGATTCATCACACCGATACTTGGGTTGACACCACCTCGGGGAATCGTCATCATCCGGGCGAGAGTGTCATTCGATTCGTTTTTACCACTCTGGGAATCCTAATCGTTGGATGTCCGATGTGGCTGGTTTTTATGTATCAAACCCTTTCGGTGATTTCGACACAGTTTACGCATGCTAATATTTCCCTGCCCAAAAAACTGGACGTTTTCTTGAGTTATTTTTTAGTTTCCCCAAACATGCACAAGGTTCACCATCATTATATATTGCCGTACACAGACAGTAATTACGGTAATATTTTTTCGGTTTGGGATCGAATATTCGGCACATTTATGTATCTGCCTAAAGAAGAAATCATTTATGGAATAGACACTTATATGGAACCCGAAAACAATAACCAATTGAAGAATTTATTAAAAATACCGTTCCAAAAACACCGTTCTTTCAAAAACAATTAA
- a CDS encoding peroxiredoxin: MALQEGDEIPNFSAKDSKGNDFYSASIIGKKPVVFYFYPKDNTPGCTAQACSFRDQYEDFKDLGAEVVGISSDSIASHEKFAHQYKLPFILLSDNDKKIRKLFGVKPNLFGLIPGRVTYVVDKNGIIQLIFDSLVATNHIPKALETIKKMVSEKPKIVL; this comes from the coding sequence ATGGCACTGCAAGAAGGAGATGAAATTCCCAATTTCTCGGCAAAAGACAGCAAAGGAAATGATTTTTACAGTGCGTCAATCATAGGCAAAAAACCTGTGGTCTTTTATTTTTATCCCAAAGACAACACGCCTGGTTGTACCGCCCAAGCCTGCAGTTTTCGGGATCAATACGAAGATTTCAAGGATTTGGGAGCCGAAGTGGTGGGCATCAGCAGCGACAGCATAGCATCGCACGAAAAATTTGCCCATCAATACAAACTGCCGTTTATTTTACTTTCGGACAACGACAAAAAAATCAGGAAACTTTTTGGCGTAAAGCCAAATCTATTCGGTTTAATTCCGGGCAGGGTAACTTATGTGGTGGACAAAAATGGAATCATCCAATTAATTTTTGATAGTTTAGTTGCCACGAACCATATTCCAAAAGCTTTGGAAACCATTAAAAAAATGGTATCAGAAAAACCAAAAATAGTATTATAA
- a CDS encoding peptidase M61 yields MKKIFLALVFATILWSCKTINAPTSVLSKSKEKVEVNINLNDVKNDKVFVSINPPSIVTDTITFRLPKMVPGTYSNDNYGRYIDDLKAYDKKGNSLEVKRTDTNSWFIAKAKTLDKITYWVNDTFDTETGKDFGDEDIFSPAGSNIDADKNVMLNTHCFVGYFTNFMSIPYQLTVSHPAQFWGATSMIDQDSSVTNDVFISSRYAELVENPIMYAKPDYTTFTVDDMEILIAVYSPTGKFTAESITPEMKTMMTAQKRFLGNINSTKKYSVLLYLSTSENDALGSGALEHPMATTVVFPERMSKEQLITLMKDVVSHEFFHTLTPLTIHSQEIQNFDYNAPKMSKHLWMYEGITEYFSNLFQINQGLIDETEFYSRIAEKIENSKTMDDMIPFTIMSANVLTKPYKDQYLNVYEKGALIGMCLDIIIREKSNGKKGVLDLMRKLSNEYGVTKAFNDEDLFAKITELTYPEVGDFLKTYVAGSTPIPYETYLEKVGVAKVSLKIPASIFEKDGKQYIAKTDKKSEIIINSDMPLNDFFTNLGLVAGDIIMAVNDKTYTSDNVDEILYDCDNWKENAPITLKIRRNEVEQIIKGTVKLPYEEIEGLKASDSSKSALKEAWLKD; encoded by the coding sequence ATGAAAAAAATATTCTTGGCATTAGTATTTGCCACGATTCTTTGGAGTTGCAAAACTATCAACGCCCCAACATCTGTTTTGTCAAAATCAAAAGAAAAGGTAGAAGTCAACATCAATCTAAACGACGTCAAAAACGACAAAGTTTTTGTTAGCATTAATCCTCCATCCATAGTAACCGACACCATTACGTTTCGCCTCCCAAAAATGGTTCCCGGAACTTATTCAAACGACAATTATGGCAGATACATTGACGACTTAAAAGCGTATGACAAAAAAGGAAATTCTTTGGAAGTCAAAAGAACAGACACCAATTCTTGGTTTATTGCCAAAGCAAAAACTTTGGACAAAATCACCTATTGGGTAAACGACACCTTTGACACTGAAACCGGAAAAGATTTTGGCGATGAAGACATCTTTTCGCCTGCGGGTTCAAACATTGATGCCGATAAAAATGTAATGCTCAACACCCATTGCTTTGTGGGTTATTTCACAAATTTCATGTCCATTCCTTATCAATTAACGGTTTCGCATCCAGCCCAATTTTGGGGAGCAACCTCAATGATTGACCAAGATTCGAGCGTAACCAATGATGTGTTTATTAGCTCGCGTTATGCAGAATTGGTCGAAAACCCGATTATGTACGCCAAACCGGATTATACCACATTCACTGTCGATGACATGGAAATTCTAATTGCGGTCTATTCTCCCACCGGGAAATTTACCGCAGAAAGCATAACGCCAGAAATGAAAACGATGATGACAGCCCAAAAACGTTTCTTGGGCAACATCAACAGCACAAAAAAATACAGTGTATTGTTGTATTTATCGACTTCGGAAAATGACGCCCTTGGTTCAGGAGCACTGGAACATCCCATGGCAACAACGGTCGTGTTTCCCGAAAGAATGTCGAAAGAACAACTCATCACACTAATGAAAGACGTAGTTTCACACGAATTTTTTCATACGCTGACTCCTTTGACCATTCATTCCCAAGAAATTCAAAATTTTGATTACAATGCCCCAAAAATGTCCAAGCATTTATGGATGTACGAAGGCATTACCGAATATTTTTCGAATCTTTTCCAAATCAACCAAGGATTAATTGACGAAACGGAATTTTACAGCCGCATTGCCGAAAAAATCGAAAACTCAAAAACAATGGACGACATGATACCATTTACAATAATGAGCGCCAATGTATTGACAAAACCCTACAAAGACCAGTATTTAAACGTGTATGAAAAAGGAGCGCTTATAGGAATGTGCCTCGATATTATCATAAGAGAAAAAAGTAATGGTAAAAAAGGTGTTCTTGATTTAATGCGAAAATTATCCAATGAATATGGCGTTACAAAAGCATTTAACGACGAGGATCTTTTTGCAAAAATCACCGAATTGACCTATCCGGAAGTTGGCGATTTTTTGAAAACTTATGTTGCGGGATCAACGCCTATTCCTTATGAAACTTATCTGGAAAAAGTGGGCGTTGCCAAAGTTTCCCTAAAAATTCCTGCTTCTATTTTTGAAAAAGACGGCAAACAATACATAGCCAAAACCGACAAAAAAAGTGAAATCATAATTAATTCGGACATGCCGTTAAACGACTTTTTTACAAATTTAGGACTTGTGGCCGGCGACATTATAATGGCCGTAAATGACAAAACCTATACTTCGGATAATGTAGATGAAATACTTTATGATTGCGACAATTGGAAAGAAAACGCCCCCATAACCTTAAAAATAAGACGCAACGAAGTGGAGCAAATCATCAAAGGAACCGTCAAATTGCCTTACGAGGAAATCGAAGGCTTGAAAGCTTCGGACTCTTCAAAATCGGCATTGAAAGAAGCTTGGTTAAAAGACTAA
- a CDS encoding uroporphyrinogen decarboxylase encodes MFDISLTEGVGYLASLVLMVSFLMKNINTLRIINSTGCLLFVVYGFMLATSWPIIISNAFILGVNIFYLTKHFRSN; translated from the coding sequence ATGTTTGATATTTCATTGACAGAAGGAGTAGGTTATTTGGCATCATTGGTATTGATGGTTTCATTTCTAATGAAAAACATTAACACGTTGCGAATAATAAATTCAACGGGATGCTTGTTGTTTGTGGTTTATGGGTTTATGTTGGCGACGTCTTGGCCGATAATTATTTCCAATGCCTTCATATTGGGAGTCAATATTTTTTATTTAACCAAGCACTTCCGAAGCAACTAA
- a CDS encoding DUF1800 domain-containing protein yields the protein MDKNTLWSLRLGYSAKQAKAIEKTGLKKFLEQSFATKIDSKIPDFLEYSPKSFDEYKEIRKKLKAASPEEAKEMLKKEVQTSAAMKVWWIDKMMVDEFPLREKMTCFWHNHYVSTFQKVKVNYWVFQHNQILRENAFGNFKTLTKKIIQSNAMVRYLDNTDNRKDKLNENLSRELLELFTLGIGNYTEQDIKNGAKGLAGLGLGEENAVYRKIFEDNEPFTYLGKKGTFKVDEMVDIIFEQPNIPYLITRKILKWFIYDNPKEELVRYYGDYFKKMDFEIKPLLTKIFTEEFDKNNAGSKIKNPLEYSLQLMNELNVANPNTKLIAFFIKEQGMDLFNQPNVKGWDGGNSWLTSQIFLQRNNAADLLCNGKNLSRGNAANENMMMKQNPNRILSVKLDWDKEGNNKEIIAQLSDRLLFQTDKDNQQDFEQILKYDFDSKTEGSENAVMRLFNFMVKTPEFQLI from the coding sequence ATGGACAAAAACACCCTTTGGTCATTGCGACTCGGATATTCGGCAAAACAAGCAAAAGCTATCGAAAAAACAGGCTTGAAAAAGTTCTTGGAACAATCTTTTGCTACAAAAATTGATTCGAAAATTCCAGATTTTTTGGAATACAGTCCCAAATCATTCGACGAATACAAGGAAATTCGAAAAAAACTAAAAGCTGCAAGTCCTGAAGAAGCAAAAGAAATGCTTAAAAAAGAAGTACAGACTTCCGCTGCAATGAAAGTGTGGTGGATTGATAAAATGATGGTGGACGAATTTCCACTTCGCGAAAAAATGACGTGTTTTTGGCACAATCATTATGTTTCAACCTTCCAAAAAGTGAAAGTGAATTATTGGGTTTTTCAACACAATCAAATCCTGAGGGAGAATGCTTTTGGCAATTTCAAAACCTTGACCAAAAAAATCATTCAAAGCAACGCAATGGTGCGTTATCTCGACAATACTGATAATCGAAAGGACAAACTCAACGAAAATTTGAGTCGGGAATTGCTCGAACTTTTCACGCTTGGCATCGGAAATTATACCGAACAAGACATCAAAAACGGGGCGAAAGGTTTAGCAGGATTGGGTCTTGGCGAAGAAAATGCCGTTTACAGAAAAATATTCGAAGACAACGAACCCTTTACTTATCTCGGAAAAAAAGGCACTTTCAAAGTGGACGAAATGGTGGACATCATTTTCGAACAACCCAACATTCCGTATCTTATAACCCGAAAAATATTGAAATGGTTCATTTACGACAATCCAAAGGAAGAATTGGTGCGCTATTATGGTGATTATTTCAAGAAAATGGATTTTGAAATCAAACCGCTTCTTACCAAAATTTTTACCGAAGAATTTGACAAAAACAATGCGGGTTCCAAAATTAAAAACCCCTTGGAATACAGTTTACAATTAATGAATGAACTGAATGTTGCCAATCCCAATACTAAATTAATCGCTTTTTTTATCAAGGAACAAGGAATGGATTTGTTCAACCAGCCCAATGTGAAAGGTTGGGACGGCGGAAATTCTTGGCTCACATCACAAATTTTTCTGCAACGAAACAATGCCGCCGATTTGCTTTGCAACGGCAAGAATTTAAGCCGAGGCAATGCTGCTAACGAAAATATGATGATGAAGCAAAACCCAAATCGGATATTGAGCGTAAAACTGGATTGGGACAAAGAAGGAAACAACAAAGAAATCATTGCCCAACTTTCGGATCGATTATTATTTCAAACCGACAAAGACAATCAACAAGATTTTGAGCAAATTTTAAAATACGATTTCGACAGCAAAACCGAAGGCTCCGAAAATGCCGTGATGCGATTGTTCAATTTTATGGTAAAAACTCCCGAATTTCAACTCATTTAA
- a CDS encoding cation transporter, whose protein sequence is METKHSTERQRLYKSAFGLALFTIVYNIVEGIVSTYFGYENESLALFGFGIDSFIEVISGLGIAHMVLRIQFNPNSNRDKFEKTALLITGFSFYGLVIGLVTTSIYNIGTGHKPETTFWGVIISIFSIVIMWALIVGKKKVGKQLDSDAILADAECTKVCIYMSIILLTSSGLYELANLAYIDSIGTLGLAYFSFKEGKECFEKARHNKYCSCEK, encoded by the coding sequence ATGGAAACGAAACATTCCACCGAAAGACAACGCCTTTACAAATCAGCTTTTGGGCTGGCTCTTTTTACGATTGTCTATAACATCGTTGAAGGAATTGTTTCCACATATTTTGGTTATGAAAACGAAAGTTTGGCGTTGTTCGGTTTTGGAATAGACAGTTTTATCGAAGTAATTTCTGGACTTGGCATTGCCCACATGGTATTGCGCATCCAGTTTAATCCCAACAGCAACAGGGACAAATTTGAAAAAACCGCTTTGCTAATAACCGGTTTTTCTTTTTATGGGTTGGTCATCGGGTTGGTGACGACGAGTATTTACAACATTGGAACGGGACACAAACCCGAGACCACTTTTTGGGGCGTCATCATTTCCATCTTTTCAATTGTGATTATGTGGGCATTAATTGTCGGGAAGAAAAAAGTGGGCAAACAATTGGATTCTGACGCCATTCTTGCCGATGCAGAATGTACCAAGGTTTGTATTTATATGTCCATAATCTTGCTGACAAGCAGTGGTCTTTACGAACTGGCCAATTTGGCTTACATTGACAGTATTGGAACACTTGGGTTGGCTTATTTTTCGTTTAAAGAAGGAAAAGAATGTTTCGAAAAAGCAAGGCACAATAAATATTGCTCTTGCGAAAAATAA
- a CDS encoding alpha-ketoglutarate-dependent dioxygenase AlkB family protein, with the protein MNSLFQSEPIILNLPDAEIIYYPHFFDKKEADTIFAELKNDIPWQQDDIRVYGKIHQQPRLTALFGNEGKSYSYSNIKMKPHPWTMLLQKIKLKVESVCDSNFTTVLLNQYRDGKDSNGWHADNEKELGVNPIIASVSFGAERVFQLKHNSIPGLKQNILLEHGSLLLMKRTTQNFWKHQIPKTLKPIGSRINLTFRVIQ; encoded by the coding sequence ATGAATTCACTTTTTCAATCGGAACCGATAATTCTAAATTTGCCGGATGCAGAAATCATTTATTATCCCCACTTTTTCGACAAAAAAGAGGCCGATACCATTTTTGCCGAATTGAAAAATGATATTCCTTGGCAACAGGACGACATTCGCGTTTATGGAAAAATCCATCAACAACCGCGCTTGACGGCATTATTTGGAAACGAAGGAAAATCCTATTCCTATTCGAACATCAAGATGAAACCGCATCCTTGGACAATGCTTCTGCAAAAAATAAAATTAAAAGTCGAAAGTGTTTGCGACTCGAATTTCACCACGGTTTTACTCAACCAGTATCGTGATGGAAAAGACAGCAACGGTTGGCACGCCGACAACGAAAAAGAATTGGGCGTAAACCCAATAATTGCCTCGGTGAGCTTTGGAGCGGAAAGAGTTTTTCAACTGAAACACAATTCGATTCCGGGTCTAAAGCAAAACATTTTGCTCGAACACGGAAGCTTGCTGCTAATGAAGAGAACCACCCAAAATTTCTGGAAACATCAAATTCCGAAAACTTTAAAACCCATTGGCTCCAGAATAAATCTAACATTTCGGGTCATCCAATAA
- a CDS encoding DUF2805 domain-containing protein, with protein MKKSNRKELTWEQTEKLVTFALEEKNPFEIIKKEFGLAEKEVLEIMKKKMPAEKFEMWKKKAIANKPKPKPLKIDDFDEDLDGKYYIKNKLD; from the coding sequence ATGAAGAAGAGTAATCGCAAAGAATTGACTTGGGAACAAACAGAAAAACTTGTTACGTTTGCCTTGGAGGAAAAAAATCCTTTTGAAATCATAAAGAAAGAATTTGGTCTAGCCGAAAAAGAGGTTCTTGAAATTATGAAAAAAAAGATGCCCGCAGAAAAATTTGAAATGTGGAAAAAGAAGGCTATTGCCAATAAACCAAAACCAAAACCTCTTAAAATTGACGATTTTGACGAAGATTTAGACGGCAAATATTACATTAAAAACAAACTCGATTAA